Proteins found in one Longimicrobium sp. genomic segment:
- a CDS encoding helix-turn-helix domain-containing protein: protein MKIAARPLLVLHSDESFRERVRKVAGKEYTFQSVPDWPSLEDAVRDSPPSALVVVNPYEEAQGQRALSPALKNLLVEFPSMPVFAALEVRADRVEDLRTLGKWGVVQVISIAHDDTPDALVHRFRASQGRPLKALLEQVLPADTPGRARAIVDAAAEVVAVGGHGRDLARQLHLSRRTLLRWCERAELPPPRKLLAWMRILLAAELLDDPGRTVLSVAHACGYSSDSGLRRVTQKFVGASPTELRRRGAFARSSKVFVEVLARYRSGQVTT, encoded by the coding sequence ATGAAGATCGCCGCCCGTCCACTGCTGGTGCTGCACAGCGACGAGAGTTTCCGCGAGCGCGTCCGCAAGGTCGCGGGGAAGGAGTACACCTTCCAGTCGGTCCCCGACTGGCCGTCGCTGGAGGACGCGGTGCGCGATTCTCCGCCCTCCGCCCTGGTGGTGGTCAACCCGTACGAGGAGGCGCAGGGGCAGCGCGCCCTCTCGCCCGCGCTCAAGAACCTCCTGGTGGAGTTCCCCTCGATGCCGGTCTTCGCCGCGCTGGAGGTGAGGGCGGACCGGGTGGAGGACCTGCGCACGCTCGGGAAATGGGGGGTGGTGCAGGTGATCTCCATCGCCCACGACGACACGCCGGACGCGCTGGTGCACCGCTTCCGCGCCTCGCAGGGCCGCCCCCTGAAGGCGCTCCTCGAGCAGGTGCTCCCGGCGGACACTCCGGGGCGCGCCCGCGCCATCGTGGACGCGGCGGCCGAGGTGGTGGCGGTGGGCGGGCACGGGCGCGACCTGGCCCGGCAGCTCCACCTCTCGCGCCGCACCCTGCTGCGCTGGTGCGAGCGCGCGGAGCTGCCGCCCCCGCGCAAGCTGCTGGCGTGGATGCGCATCCTCCTGGCCGCCGAGCTGCTGGATGACCCGGGGCGCACGGTGCTCTCGGTGGCCCACGCCTGCGGCTACTCGTCGGACAGCGGGCTGCGCCGCGTGACGCAGAAGTTCGTGGGCGCCAGCCCCACCGAGCTGCGCCGCCGCGGCGCCTTCGCGCGCTCGTCGAAGGTGTTCGTGGAGGTGCTGGCGCGCTACCGTTCGGGGCAGGTCACGACCTGA
- a CDS encoding tetratricopeptide repeat protein has protein sequence MTPPVRRTTRRWRTPPAITHGGEAFEGVGVLEEIKDPLGALLWQVVRDVYLWGSLPPDERGEVFVPGADGALLAMLRDAEVEVQLETPLMGLVRLVGAPGTARPESVAMACQHVAAWADGNGYSATSIAFAQAAAAAIPTDASAAYAVGRLARRRAEYARAETWFRRAIALARQSGDWTSYALAFSGLGNLYVHRGNFPAARRFHIRALRAARRHSLRQIQGGALHDLFVIAAGGGNAAEAEKLARAAFEAYGADHPRLPVLAHDIAYLWVEQGHFGPALTVFEALLPHLRRHEDRMVGLANIVRAAAGAGDRRRFDEAWDEVWDGLARNEHTENAAQVLLELAHGAAHAGEFERAERAADRSARAARERGEAKVLLSAEAVVESARRSRAARTRAESPARAAVHEESDAFAADLARSLHASLVSR, from the coding sequence ATGACACCCCCCGTTCGCCGCACCACCCGTCGCTGGCGGACGCCACCCGCCATTACCCACGGCGGCGAAGCGTTCGAAGGCGTGGGGGTGCTCGAAGAGATCAAGGACCCACTTGGGGCGCTGCTGTGGCAGGTCGTGCGCGACGTGTACCTCTGGGGATCGCTTCCGCCCGACGAGCGCGGCGAAGTCTTCGTCCCGGGGGCGGACGGGGCGCTCCTGGCGATGCTGCGCGACGCGGAAGTGGAGGTGCAGCTCGAGACGCCGCTGATGGGGCTGGTGAGGCTGGTGGGCGCGCCGGGGACGGCGCGGCCGGAATCGGTGGCCATGGCGTGCCAGCACGTCGCCGCCTGGGCCGACGGCAACGGCTACTCCGCCACCTCCATCGCCTTCGCGCAGGCCGCCGCGGCCGCCATCCCCACGGACGCGTCGGCGGCGTACGCGGTGGGGCGCCTGGCCCGCCGCCGCGCGGAGTACGCCCGTGCCGAGACGTGGTTCAGGCGCGCCATCGCCCTGGCGCGGCAGAGCGGGGACTGGACGTCGTACGCGCTGGCCTTCTCCGGGCTGGGGAACCTGTACGTGCACCGCGGCAACTTCCCGGCGGCGCGCCGCTTCCACATCCGCGCGCTTCGTGCGGCCCGGCGCCACTCGCTCCGGCAGATCCAGGGTGGCGCGCTGCACGACCTCTTCGTGATCGCGGCGGGGGGCGGCAACGCGGCGGAGGCGGAGAAGCTGGCGCGCGCGGCGTTCGAGGCGTACGGGGCCGATCACCCCCGCCTCCCCGTGCTGGCGCACGACATCGCCTACCTGTGGGTGGAGCAGGGGCACTTCGGGCCGGCGCTCACCGTGTTCGAAGCGCTCCTCCCGCACCTGCGGAGGCACGAGGACCGGATGGTGGGGCTCGCCAACATCGTGCGCGCCGCCGCCGGCGCGGGCGACCGGCGCCGCTTCGACGAGGCGTGGGACGAGGTGTGGGACGGGCTCGCCCGCAACGAGCACACGGAGAACGCCGCCCAGGTGCTCCTCGAGCTGGCCCACGGCGCCGCCCACGCCGGCGAGTTCGAGCGCGCCGAGCGCGCCGCCGACCGCTCCGCCCGCGCGGCCCGGGAGCGCGGCGAGGCCAAGGTGCTCCTGAGCGCCGAGGCGGTGGTGGAGTCGGCCCGGCGCTCGCGGGCGGCCCGCACCCGCGCCGAGTCCCCGGCCCGCGCCGCCGTCCACGAGGAGTCGGACGCCTTCGCCGCCGACCTCGCGCGCTCGCTGCACGCATCGCTGGTGTCCCGCTGA
- the aceB gene encoding malate synthase A, translated as MSTVDALGTKGVRVMGEDSPASARVLTPEALEFVAALHRRFNPVREELLRARDTRQAELDAGVEPVFLEETASVREGDWRVGPTPPDLQDRRVEITGPTDAKMVINALNSGASCFMADFEDALSPTWKNVVEGHANMQDAVRRTLTFSSGGKEYRLGEKLAVLIVRPRGWHLAERHVQVDGEPVSASLFDFGMHFFHNARELLERGSGPYFYLPKLEGHREARLWNDVFTFAQQQLGVPHGTIRATVLIETILAAFEMDEILYELRDHAAGLNAGRWDYIFSVIKKFRKRADFVLPDRVQVTMTVPFMKCYAELLVKTCHRRGAHAMGGMAAFIPSRRDPEVNRVAMAKVTEDKAREAGQGFDGTWVAHPDLVPVARAEFDRVLGERPNQKEKQGDANVRPRDLLSTGIPDGHVTEAGVRLNVSVALQYLEAWLRGNGAVAINNLMEDAATAEISRAQLWQWIRQRSPLDDDGAMTPDVYTRIRTEEMERLRASGVTTPELATACTLLDELVLGNEFIPFLTLPAYPHLA; from the coding sequence ATGTCTACGGTGGATGCGCTGGGAACGAAGGGCGTGCGGGTGATGGGCGAGGACTCTCCGGCGAGCGCGCGCGTGCTCACTCCCGAGGCGCTGGAGTTCGTGGCCGCGCTGCACCGCCGCTTCAACCCCGTTCGCGAGGAGCTGCTGCGCGCCCGCGACACGCGCCAGGCTGAGCTGGACGCCGGCGTGGAGCCCGTCTTCCTCGAGGAGACGGCATCGGTGCGCGAGGGCGACTGGCGCGTGGGGCCCACTCCCCCCGACCTGCAGGACCGGCGCGTGGAGATCACCGGGCCCACCGACGCCAAGATGGTCATCAACGCCCTCAACTCGGGCGCGTCGTGCTTCATGGCCGACTTCGAGGACGCCCTCTCCCCCACCTGGAAGAACGTGGTGGAGGGGCACGCCAACATGCAGGACGCCGTGCGCCGCACCCTCACCTTCTCCAGTGGCGGCAAGGAGTACCGGCTGGGCGAGAAGCTGGCCGTGCTCATCGTGCGCCCGCGCGGGTGGCACCTCGCCGAGCGGCACGTCCAGGTCGACGGGGAGCCGGTGTCCGCCTCGCTCTTCGACTTCGGGATGCACTTCTTCCACAACGCACGGGAGCTGCTGGAGCGGGGCTCGGGGCCGTACTTCTACCTCCCCAAGCTGGAGGGGCACCGCGAGGCGCGGCTCTGGAACGACGTCTTCACCTTCGCTCAGCAGCAGCTCGGCGTTCCGCACGGGACGATCCGCGCCACGGTGCTCATCGAGACGATCCTGGCCGCGTTCGAGATGGACGAGATCCTGTACGAGCTGCGCGACCACGCCGCGGGGCTCAACGCGGGGCGGTGGGACTACATCTTCAGCGTCATCAAGAAGTTCAGGAAGCGCGCCGACTTCGTGCTGCCGGACCGGGTGCAGGTCACCATGACCGTGCCCTTCATGAAGTGCTACGCCGAGCTCCTGGTGAAGACGTGCCACCGCCGCGGCGCGCACGCCATGGGCGGGATGGCGGCCTTCATCCCCAGCCGCCGCGACCCGGAGGTCAACCGCGTGGCGATGGCGAAGGTGACGGAGGACAAGGCGCGCGAGGCCGGGCAGGGCTTCGACGGCACCTGGGTGGCGCACCCGGACCTGGTGCCGGTCGCCCGCGCGGAGTTCGACCGGGTGCTGGGCGAGAGGCCCAACCAGAAGGAGAAGCAGGGCGATGCCAACGTGCGCCCCCGCGACCTGCTGAGCACGGGCATCCCGGACGGGCACGTCACCGAGGCCGGGGTGCGGCTGAACGTGAGCGTGGCGCTGCAGTACTTGGAGGCGTGGCTGCGCGGCAACGGCGCCGTCGCCATCAACAACCTGATGGAGGACGCCGCCACCGCCGAGATCTCGCGCGCGCAGCTCTGGCAGTGGATCCGCCAGCGCTCGCCGCTGGACGACGACGGCGCGATGACGCCGGACGTGTACACCCGCATCCGCACCGAGGAGATGGAGCGTCTGCGCGCGTCCGGGGTGACCACGCCCGAGCTGGCGACCGCCTGCACCCTCCTGGACGAGCTGGTGCTGGGGAACGAGTTCATCCCGTTCCTTACGCTGCCGGCGTATCCGCACCTGGCGTAG
- a CDS encoding diguanylate cyclase has protein sequence MPSTSLPPRAPAPVVIARILLAVLLAIPGALAAAEPEPLRLDGPWRWQRGDSAAWAAPAHPDAGWALVEAPAEWERFAPGYDGFGWYRREVRLPADLAGGPVGVQLGSVGDAYEIFWNGVKVGGSGRMPPRFVEGVAPTLLLVPDSALARRPNGPHLVAVRVYNAYAYGGLMGGVRVGRYDLLAQQRSPRDVVIGGLVSFFLAIGIYHLAFFFRRRRARENLYFALLCAAVSIYGATFSGAVQSLLVPHVNSYRVGLWAIAAGMPAFVALVHRLFDLRLTRRDAVLTGAATAAVMLVGSLPLGALAAMAKWVDLTMMAGLFVVVARACRSTSRRQPHGRILGVGTVSFALAVTYDLLSEHVDWLPVARILPGVPSLFWIGFLVFVVCVGIATAGKWALTEATAQIDPLTELSRRHVLDEALRRECERVRRTGGSVALVMIDLDHFKQVNDRHGHGAGDVVLARVGRVLRNCARNIDTTARFGGEEFAVLLCDSGLEGAKALTERFRRHLAELRVPVAGGGTITVTASVGIAAGTDVVNPDALLEAADQALYSAKSAGRDRTLAIQLDSEVAA, from the coding sequence ATGCCCTCCACAAGCCTCCCGCCCCGCGCCCCAGCTCCCGTCGTGATCGCCCGCATTCTACTCGCGGTCCTCCTCGCCATTCCCGGTGCCCTCGCCGCCGCCGAGCCGGAGCCGCTGCGCCTGGACGGCCCCTGGCGCTGGCAGCGGGGCGACTCCGCCGCCTGGGCCGCGCCCGCGCATCCCGACGCCGGCTGGGCGCTCGTCGAAGCGCCGGCCGAATGGGAGCGCTTCGCCCCCGGCTACGACGGCTTCGGCTGGTACCGGCGCGAGGTGCGGCTCCCGGCCGATCTGGCGGGCGGGCCCGTGGGCGTGCAGCTCGGCAGCGTGGGCGACGCGTACGAGATCTTCTGGAACGGTGTCAAGGTGGGTGGATCGGGCCGCATGCCGCCGCGCTTCGTGGAAGGAGTCGCGCCCACCCTCCTCCTGGTGCCCGATTCGGCGCTGGCGCGGCGCCCGAACGGCCCACACCTGGTTGCCGTGCGCGTCTACAACGCCTACGCGTACGGCGGGCTGATGGGCGGCGTGCGGGTGGGTCGCTACGACCTCCTGGCCCAGCAGCGCTCTCCGCGCGACGTGGTGATCGGCGGACTCGTCTCGTTCTTTTTGGCGATCGGCATCTACCACCTCGCCTTCTTCTTCCGCCGCCGCCGCGCGAGAGAGAACCTGTACTTCGCCCTGCTCTGCGCCGCCGTCTCCATCTACGGCGCAACCTTTTCGGGCGCGGTGCAGTCGCTGCTCGTTCCGCACGTGAACTCGTACCGTGTCGGGCTCTGGGCGATCGCCGCGGGGATGCCCGCCTTCGTCGCGCTGGTGCACCGCCTCTTCGACCTGCGCCTCACCCGCCGCGACGCCGTGCTGACGGGCGCGGCCACCGCCGCCGTCATGCTGGTGGGCTCGCTGCCGCTGGGCGCGCTCGCCGCCATGGCGAAGTGGGTGGATCTGACGATGATGGCGGGGCTCTTCGTGGTGGTTGCCCGCGCCTGCCGTTCCACCTCGCGCCGCCAGCCGCACGGGCGCATCCTGGGCGTGGGGACGGTCTCCTTTGCGCTGGCCGTGACCTACGACCTTCTTTCCGAGCACGTGGACTGGCTGCCGGTGGCGCGTATCCTTCCGGGGGTGCCGTCGCTCTTCTGGATCGGCTTCCTGGTCTTCGTGGTGTGCGTGGGGATCGCCACCGCGGGCAAGTGGGCGCTCACCGAGGCGACCGCGCAGATCGACCCCCTCACCGAGCTCTCCCGCCGCCACGTGCTGGACGAGGCGCTGCGCCGCGAGTGCGAGCGTGTGCGGCGCACGGGGGGCTCGGTGGCGCTGGTTATGATCGACCTCGACCACTTCAAGCAGGTCAACGACCGCCACGGCCACGGCGCGGGCGACGTGGTGCTGGCGCGCGTGGGGCGCGTCCTGCGGAACTGCGCCCGTAACATCGACACCACCGCCCGCTTCGGCGGCGAGGAGTTCGCCGTCCTCCTGTGCGACTCGGGCCTGGAGGGCGCAAAGGCGCTCACCGAGCGCTTCCGCCGCCACCTGGCCGAGCTGCGCGTCCCGGTCGCGGGGGGCGGCACCATCACCGTCACCGCCAGCGTGGGCATCGCCGCCGGCACCGACGTCGTCAACCCCGACGCCCTCCTGGAAGCGGCCGACCAGGCCCTCTACAGCGCCAAGTCCGCCGGCCGCGACCGCACCCTCGCCATCCAGCTGGATTCGGAAGTCGCGGCTTAG
- a CDS encoding FHA domain-containing protein produces MANLPEPGRTGPLAALALTAGPRYGEELPIPRPVVVVGRAAASDVVIDDDSVSAQHARLEWDLGAWRITDLGSTNGTAVEGTKLAPNIPTPLPYGATVRVGGVKLQFREVAQADPERARADYVAPPKPATLREEKPGFRFPVWLAILLVVLLAVIGYLVFQTMAAPRVGVGTGPEHPLLALATRAAAP; encoded by the coding sequence ATGGCCAACCTCCCCGAGCCGGGGCGCACGGGGCCGCTGGCGGCTCTGGCGCTGACCGCCGGCCCGCGCTACGGCGAAGAGCTTCCCATCCCCAGGCCCGTGGTGGTGGTGGGACGCGCCGCCGCCAGCGACGTGGTGATCGACGACGACTCCGTCTCCGCCCAGCACGCCCGCCTGGAGTGGGACCTGGGCGCGTGGCGCATCACCGACCTGGGCTCCACCAACGGCACCGCCGTGGAGGGGACGAAGCTGGCCCCCAACATCCCCACCCCGCTCCCGTACGGCGCCACGGTTCGCGTGGGCGGCGTGAAGCTCCAGTTCCGCGAGGTGGCGCAGGCCGATCCGGAGCGCGCCCGCGCAGACTACGTCGCGCCGCCCAAGCCCGCTACGCTGCGCGAGGAGAAGCCCGGCTTCCGCTTCCCGGTGTGGCTGGCGATCCTCCTCGTGGTGCTGCTGGCGGTGATCGGCTACCTCGTCTTCCAGACCATGGCGGCGCCGCGGGTGGGCGTGGGCACTGGCCCGGAGCACCCGCTGCTGGCGCTGGCGACCCGGGCCGCCGC